Proteins from a genomic interval of Zingiber officinale cultivar Zhangliang chromosome 2A, Zo_v1.1, whole genome shotgun sequence:
- the LOC122043975 gene encoding beta-glucosidase 2-like: MKVEGAAAEGGRTPCIWDTFAHEGRTEDKRTGDIAADQYHKYKEDVKLMHDMGLDAYRFSISCSRVIPNGRGPVNPEGVQYYNNLINELKKYGIEPHVTLLHFDLPQSLEDEYSGLLSPKIVYISTTALSFASPRIMSKIVSIVMQRGLHCLC, encoded by the exons ATGAAGGTGGAAGGGGCTGCTGCAGAGGGAGGAAGAACTCCCTGCATCTGGGACACCTTTGCACACGAAG GGAGAACAGAGGACAAAAGAACTGGAGACATAGCAGCTGATCAGTATCACAAGTACAAG GAAGATGTGAAGTTGATGCATGACATGGGCCTGGATGCCTACAGATTCTCTATCTCCTGTAGCAGAGTCATTCCTA ATGGTAGAGGGCCAGTTAATCCAGAAGGGGTGCAGTATTATAATAACTTGATCAATGAACTCAAGAAATATG GAATTGAACCTCATGTCACTCTTCTTCACTTTGACCTCCCCCAATCTTTGGAAGATGAATATTCTGGACTCTTGAGCCCAAAGATTGTGTACATTTCTACTACAGCCCTTTCATTTGCATCTCCTCGAATAATGTCTAAGATAGTGTCCATTGTGATGCAGAGAGGGCTTCACTGCTTATGCTGA